TCTACATGTGTCCAACGAGGTGGTACCTGCAAACATTCCCTACGCTAAGGAAATTTTTAACTTGACTAATTACCGGTCAGTAGCGTGACGGCTTGTGTCCGCTGTGTGACCACCACGACAATGAGATGTGTATGAATGACACGCAGGGCCTCACCGGCCCCCAAGAGCACCCCGGCCCCCTGGACCTCGCCGCGCTCGCCGCCGGTGTCGAGCGGACGAACGAGCTGCTCACCCGGGTGCTGGCCGAGGTTGCGACCACCCCCTCCACCCACGCGATCTTCGTCGACGCCGGCTACGTCTACGCCGCGGCGGGGCGGCTCGTCACCGGCACCGAGGACCGGCGCACCTTCGACCTCGACGCGGAAGGGCTGATCGAGGCCTTCATCGACCGGGCGCGCACGATCTTCCCCGACAGCCGGCTGCTGCGCGTCTATTGGTACGACGGGGCCCGCCGCCGGATCCACACCACCGAGCAGCAGAGCATCGCCGAGCTCCCCGACGTCAAGGTCCGGCTCGGCAACCTCAACGCCAACAACCAGCAGAAGGGCGTCGACTCCCTCATCCGCACCGACCTCGAATCCCTCGCCCGGCACCGCGCCATCAGCGACGCGGCGCTCATCGGGGGCGACGAGGACCTCGTCTCCGCGGTCGAGGCCGCACAGGGCTACGGCGCACGCGTCCACCTCTGGGGCATCGAGGCCGTCGGCGGCCGGAACCAGGCCGAGCCGCTGCTGTGGGAAGTCGACAGCCAGCGCACCTTCGACCTCGACTTCTGCAAGCCCTACGTGACCCGGCGCGCCGTCTACGAGCCCTTCGGCGACGCCCCCGTCCACCAGGGGCCCGCCCCCACCCGCGACGACGTGCGGTTCGTCGGCGCCCGGGTCGCCGCCCAGTGGCTCGGCTCGCGCGGCCGGGCCACGCTCGCCGAGCTGCTGCCCGGCCACCCCTATCTGCCCGGTTCCGTCGACCAGGAGCTGCTGGTCGAGGCGGAGGCGCTGCTCGGCCTGTCCCTGCGCGGCCACGCGGATCTGCGCCGGGCGCTGCGGGACGGCTTCTGGGATCACCTGCGCACCCAGTACTGAACCGCGGTCGCCGGGAGACAGTCGTACGGTCGTAGGTAGGGCCCGCGCCCGGTGACATCACCGTGCGTGCCCGCGCGTGCCGGAATGCGCGCGGGGGAAGCGAGTGGAACCCTGACTAGGGGCACGGTCGCGGAGGTCGCGGCCGCCCATGACCGTCGGCGAAGTGCGGAAGAGAAACGAGGCGATCGGCCATGTCGGCCTCCGACCGTGCCGGGCGCGGGGCGCCCTGCTGGGTGAGCCTGCTGACCAGCAACCTCACCGCGGCCCAGGACTTCTACAGTGCGGTGATGGGCTGGACGTTCCGGCCGGGCAGCCTGGGCGAGGCCTTCTCGGTGGCGCTCGCCGACGGCAAGCCCGTCGCCGGTCTCGGCAACGTCGCCAAGTCCATGGGCGTCCCCGTCTCCTGGACCTCCTACTTCGCCGTCGACGACGCCGACGTCGTGGCGGCGCGGATCCGCGAGCGCGGCGCGACCGTCGCGGTCGGGCCGATCGCCGTCGGCCGCGGCCGGGCCGCGCTGGCGGCGGACCCGGCGGGGGCCGTGTTCGGCTTCTGGGAGGGCCA
The window above is part of the Streptomyces syringium genome. Proteins encoded here:
- a CDS encoding NYN domain-containing protein encodes the protein MNDTQGLTGPQEHPGPLDLAALAAGVERTNELLTRVLAEVATTPSTHAIFVDAGYVYAAAGRLVTGTEDRRTFDLDAEGLIEAFIDRARTIFPDSRLLRVYWYDGARRRIHTTEQQSIAELPDVKVRLGNLNANNQQKGVDSLIRTDLESLARHRAISDAALIGGDEDLVSAVEAAQGYGARVHLWGIEAVGGRNQAEPLLWEVDSQRTFDLDFCKPYVTRRAVYEPFGDAPVHQGPAPTRDDVRFVGARVAAQWLGSRGRATLAELLPGHPYLPGSVDQELLVEAEALLGLSLRGHADLRRALRDGFWDHLRTQY